The following proteins are encoded in a genomic region of Cellulomonas sp. ES6:
- a CDS encoding MerR family transcriptional regulator, with the protein MQIGEVAERTGLSLRTIRYYGEVGLVRPSARTHGGFRLYTEPDIARLELIKRMKPLDFSLDEMGDLLGVLDRINAPGVSQEDHDALLERLAMYRLAAEERSRALREQLAVAEDFHESLRQEISRQRRIGDRSGS; encoded by the coding sequence CGGGGAGGTCGCGGAGCGCACCGGGCTCTCCCTGCGCACCATCCGCTACTACGGCGAGGTCGGCCTGGTCCGGCCCTCGGCCCGCACGCACGGCGGCTTCCGCCTGTACACCGAGCCCGACATCGCACGGTTGGAGCTGATCAAGCGCATGAAGCCGCTCGACTTCTCCCTCGACGAGATGGGCGACCTGCTGGGCGTCCTCGACCGGATCAACGCCCCGGGCGTCAGCCAGGAGGACCACGACGCGCTGCTGGAGCGCCTCGCGATGTACCGGCTGGCCGCGGAGGAGCGCTCGCGGGCGCTGCGCGAGCAGCTCGCCGTCGCCGAGGACTTCCACGAGAGCCTGCGCCAGGAGATCTCCCGGCAGCGGCGCATCGGGGACCGCTCCGGCTCCTGA
- a CDS encoding PspC domain-containing protein — MTNDSAGRGPGPVPPAPPAPGGPNGFFAAIRRTGLVRSQDRWVGGVAGGLASRFGLDPLLVRGLVGVTLLMGFGFVLYGIAWALLPEQADGRIHLEETIRGSFDVALLGAIALVVVGLSWGDRWFSWGPWGTGWLGAFAWAAAVVVGIVIVASAVRQRKDRHPGPPAWQPPSQEGHTPMTSTSPAGTPAGPPAGAPVPPAAGGRGPAPASAPAWSAPPAWAAAPAPARGWNPPPPAPPVPPVPPVPPAPPRPPRRGPGAALTGVVVAVILLGLAGLLAADRAGWYTGPILPVVIGGGVVLVGVAIIVSGLRGRTAGGLTALAIIGMLIAGPAVVVDGRGEWRVDRDTFRSVDVAVTSRAAAEKGYAFGIGDAHVDLTDVPLTDETLVVPVSGGMGDITVVVPEGAAVTAEVTSGVGDIDWRVDGNRQRADGVGNDRLFTSEAMADGRDAEIALTIELGVGTITIEEDR; from the coding sequence ATGACGAACGACAGCGCCGGCCGCGGGCCCGGCCCCGTGCCCCCGGCACCGCCCGCACCCGGAGGCCCCAACGGGTTCTTCGCCGCGATCCGCCGGACCGGGCTGGTCCGCTCGCAGGACCGCTGGGTCGGCGGCGTCGCCGGCGGGCTCGCGTCCCGGTTCGGCCTCGACCCCCTGCTCGTCCGCGGGCTCGTCGGGGTGACCCTGCTCATGGGCTTCGGCTTCGTGCTCTACGGCATCGCGTGGGCGCTGCTGCCGGAGCAGGCCGACGGCCGCATCCACCTCGAGGAGACCATCCGCGGCAGCTTCGACGTCGCGCTGCTCGGCGCGATCGCCCTGGTGGTCGTCGGCCTGTCGTGGGGCGACCGCTGGTTCAGCTGGGGCCCCTGGGGGACCGGCTGGCTCGGCGCCTTCGCCTGGGCGGCGGCGGTGGTCGTCGGGATCGTGATCGTCGCCAGCGCCGTCCGCCAGCGCAAGGACCGCCACCCGGGACCGCCCGCGTGGCAGCCCCCGTCCCAGGAAGGACACACCCCCATGACCAGCACCAGCCCGGCCGGCACCCCCGCCGGACCCCCGGCGGGCGCGCCCGTCCCGCCGGCCGCCGGTGGCCGCGGCCCGGCACCCGCGTCGGCCCCGGCGTGGTCGGCGCCGCCCGCGTGGGCCGCCGCCCCCGCCCCGGCGCGCGGCTGGAACCCGCCGCCCCCCGCTCCCCCGGTCCCGCCGGTGCCCCCGGTGCCGCCCGCCCCGCCGCGGCCCCCGCGTCGCGGACCGGGCGCCGCCCTGACGGGCGTCGTCGTGGCCGTCATCCTGCTCGGGCTCGCGGGCCTGCTCGCCGCCGACCGCGCGGGCTGGTACACCGGCCCGATCCTCCCCGTCGTCATCGGCGGCGGCGTGGTGCTCGTCGGCGTGGCGATCATCGTGTCCGGCCTGCGCGGCCGCACCGCCGGCGGCCTGACGGCCCTCGCGATCATCGGCATGCTGATCGCCGGCCCGGCGGTCGTCGTCGACGGGCGCGGGGAGTGGCGGGTGGACCGCGACACGTTCCGCAGCGTCGACGTCGCGGTGACCAGCCGCGCGGCGGCCGAGAAGGGCTACGCGTTCGGCATCGGCGACGCCCACGTGGACCTCACCGACGTCCCCCTGACGGACGAGACGCTCGTCGTGCCCGTCAGCGGCGGCATGGGTGACATCACCGTCGTCGTCCCGGAGGGCGCCGCGGTGACCGCCGAGGTCACGTCCGGGGTCGGCGACATCGACTGGCGGGTCGACGGCAACCGGCAGCGGGCCGACGGCGTCGGCAACGACCGGCTCTTCACCAGCGAGGCCATGGCCGACGGCCGCGACGCGGAGATCGCGCTGACCATCGAGCTCGGCGTCGGCACCATCACCATCGAGGAGGACCGATGA
- a CDS encoding aromatic ring-opening dioxygenase LigA, producing MSTVAATGGSKAARVIGIISAVAGLVLIIAGGVTWGSVSSHLADENITVSEDAANFAGQPVTTPWTAFAQADIINHHALEATGGKTYAELDREDPLRDTAMNASFLRASLFTSVVAFGVAALVMGLGVMFILVGYALWAIAGRSVATVAETRSTTPADAGLKA from the coding sequence ATGTCTACCGTGGCAGCGACGGGCGGCTCGAAGGCTGCGCGCGTCATCGGCATCATCTCGGCGGTCGCCGGTCTCGTCCTCATCATCGCCGGCGGCGTCACCTGGGGCTCGGTCTCCAGCCACCTCGCCGACGAGAACATCACCGTCTCCGAGGACGCGGCCAACTTCGCCGGGCAGCCGGTCACGACGCCGTGGACCGCGTTCGCCCAGGCGGACATCATCAACCACCACGCCCTCGAGGCGACCGGCGGCAAGACCTACGCCGAGCTCGACCGCGAGGACCCGCTGCGTGACACCGCGATGAACGCGTCGTTCCTCCGGGCCTCGCTCTTCACCTCGGTCGTGGCGTTCGGCGTCGCGGCGCTGGTCATGGGCCTGGGCGTGATGTTCATCCTCGTCGGCTACGCGCTGTGGGCCATCGCCGGCCGCTCGGTCGCGACCGTCGCCGAGACGCGCAGCACCACCCCGGCGGACGCGGGCCTCAAGGCCTGA
- a CDS encoding type VII secretion target, with the protein MSEIDVVTSALRSEAQTWDAEADAIGQVAASVDGLRLNYLTAGIFALVVADHEAAVDQVAARCREGATAMRDIATALRANAQAYDDRDADVADHVDGAY; encoded by the coding sequence ATGAGCGAGATCGACGTCGTCACCAGCGCGCTGCGCTCGGAGGCGCAGACCTGGGACGCGGAGGCGGACGCCATCGGGCAGGTCGCCGCGTCCGTCGACGGGCTGCGGCTGAACTACCTGACCGCCGGCATCTTCGCCCTGGTGGTCGCCGACCACGAGGCCGCGGTGGACCAGGTCGCCGCGCGGTGCCGCGAGGGGGCGACCGCCATGCGCGACATCGCCACCGCGCTGCGAGCCAACGCCCAGGCCTACGACGACCGCGATGCCGACGTCGCCGACCACGTCGACGGCGCGTACTGA
- a CDS encoding Clp protease N-terminal domain-containing protein, protein MFERFTTGARQAVVAAQEVARDLGDPQISPAHLLVAVASSSDPAAQALAAHGADRQALLDRFDTDGLDASALAALGIDLEAVRRRADAVFGAGALERAGGRRRAPSGHVPFTRDAKKTLEIALREAVRLGHRRIGAGHVLLAVVRLDRTDGHLLLRRCGVDPAALAADVTARLADEAAA, encoded by the coding sequence ATGTTCGAGAGGTTCACCACCGGCGCGCGGCAGGCCGTCGTCGCCGCGCAGGAGGTCGCGCGCGACCTCGGCGACCCGCAGATCTCCCCCGCGCACCTCCTGGTCGCGGTCGCCTCCTCGTCGGACCCGGCCGCGCAGGCGCTCGCCGCGCACGGCGCGGACCGGCAGGCCCTGCTCGACCGGTTCGACACCGACGGCCTCGACGCCTCGGCGCTCGCCGCGCTCGGCATCGACCTCGAGGCCGTCCGGCGCCGGGCCGACGCCGTCTTCGGCGCCGGTGCCCTCGAGCGCGCCGGCGGCCGACGCCGCGCCCCGTCCGGGCACGTGCCGTTCACGCGGGACGCGAAGAAGACGCTCGAGATCGCGCTGCGGGAGGCCGTCCGGCTGGGCCACCGCCGGATCGGGGCCGGGCACGTCCTGCTCGCGGTCGTCCGGCTGGACCGGACCGACGGGCACCTGCTGCTGCGCCGGTGCGGGGTCGACCCGGCCGCGCTCGCCGCCGACGTCACGGCGCGCCTGGCGGACGAGGCCGCCGCCTGA
- a CDS encoding helix-turn-helix domain-containing protein, which translates to MTEAPDPTGALADATAADPAAGLRAVRSLRALADRLETLQVLRARELGWSWQDIADALGVSRQAVHQKHHRRTT; encoded by the coding sequence ATGACCGAGGCACCCGACCCGACCGGCGCGCTCGCCGACGCCACCGCCGCCGACCCGGCCGCCGGCCTGCGCGCCGTCCGCTCCCTGCGCGCGCTCGCCGACCGGCTCGAGACGCTGCAGGTGCTCCGCGCACGCGAGCTCGGCTGGTCGTGGCAGGACATCGCCGACGCCCTGGGCGTGAGCCGCCAGGCCGTGCACCAGAAGCACCACCGCCGCACCACCTGA
- the pcrA gene encoding DNA helicase PcrA gives MTSLFENLPLPGLADLGRLPAAVPPRADARDDADARDDAPGDGGGDRGRSRAPSVDADALLVGLNPQQRAAVLHHGGPLLIVAGAGSGKTRVLTHRIAHLLATRQARAGEILAITFTNKAAAEMRERVAALVGPSARAMWVSTFHSACVRILRREAQTLGLRSSFSIYDAADSQRLLTLVARELDLDPKRYPPKALGAKISNLKDELVDPESFASTSGGSSGNDFDQVLAQVYTRYQQRLRQANALDFDDLIMTTVNLLQAFPAVAEHYRRRFRHVLVDEYQDTNHAQYVLVRELAGAGTDGDDLPRGELTVVGDADQSIYAFRGASIRNIMEFEADYPDATTILLEQNYRSTQTILSAANSVISKNPGRKPKRLWTDSGSGPKIVAYVADNEHEEARFVAEEIDRLGDSDGVRPGDVAIFYRANAQSRALEEVLIRVGLPYKVVGGTRFYERREIKDAVAYLRAVANPDDDVNLRRILNVPKRGLGDRSEAMVAGFAERERISFGAALDRVDEVPGLGTRAVTGLRQFAGMMADLRALDESGAGPSEVLGAALDRSGYLAELRASEDPQDQTRVENLAELHAVASEFEQSEPDGNLADFLERVSLVADSDQIPSDDGGDEAKPDQGVVTLMTLHTAKGLEFPVVFLTGMEDGTFPHMRSLADTDQLAEERRLAYVGLTRARQRLYISRAAVRTAWGVPNEFPPSRFLDDLPEELLDWRRRESSNDRLRGPGGFLGGRSGYASGGGHGSRERTGSGAQTSWKKSSAASRAGERPAPGSGGATFGSATPRKDADIPTLAVGDRVTHDAYGLGTVVSIEGGGPNAVAKVDFGTEGTKRLLLRYSPVTKL, from the coding sequence ATGACGTCGCTCTTCGAGAACCTGCCCCTGCCCGGCCTCGCCGACCTCGGACGGCTGCCCGCCGCCGTGCCGCCGCGCGCCGACGCCCGGGACGACGCCGACGCCCGGGACGACGCCCCCGGGGACGGCGGCGGCGACCGCGGCCGGAGCCGCGCCCCGTCGGTCGACGCCGACGCCCTGCTGGTCGGGCTCAACCCGCAGCAGCGCGCCGCGGTGCTGCACCACGGCGGCCCGCTGCTCATCGTCGCGGGGGCCGGTTCCGGCAAGACCCGGGTGCTGACGCACCGCATCGCGCACCTGCTGGCCACCCGGCAGGCGCGCGCGGGGGAGATCCTCGCCATCACCTTCACCAACAAGGCCGCCGCGGAGATGCGCGAGCGGGTCGCCGCCCTGGTCGGGCCGTCGGCGCGGGCGATGTGGGTGTCGACGTTCCACTCGGCGTGCGTGCGCATCCTGCGCCGCGAGGCCCAGACCCTCGGGCTGCGCTCGTCGTTCTCGATCTACGACGCCGCCGACTCGCAGCGGCTGCTCACCCTGGTGGCGCGCGAGCTCGACCTGGACCCGAAGCGCTACCCGCCCAAGGCCCTCGGCGCGAAGATCTCGAACCTCAAGGACGAGCTGGTCGACCCCGAGTCGTTCGCCTCGACCTCGGGCGGGTCGTCGGGGAACGACTTCGACCAGGTGCTCGCGCAGGTCTACACCCGCTACCAGCAGCGGCTGCGGCAGGCGAACGCGCTCGACTTCGACGACCTCATCATGACGACCGTCAACCTGCTGCAGGCGTTCCCGGCCGTGGCGGAGCACTACCGCCGCCGGTTCCGGCACGTGCTCGTGGACGAGTACCAGGACACCAACCACGCCCAGTACGTGCTCGTGCGCGAGCTCGCCGGCGCGGGGACGGACGGGGACGACCTGCCGCGCGGCGAGCTCACGGTCGTCGGCGACGCCGACCAGTCCATCTACGCGTTCCGCGGCGCGAGCATCCGCAACATCATGGAGTTCGAGGCGGACTACCCGGACGCCACGACGATCCTGCTGGAGCAGAACTACCGCTCGACGCAGACCATCCTGTCCGCCGCGAACTCGGTCATCAGCAAGAACCCGGGCCGCAAGCCGAAGCGGCTGTGGACCGACTCCGGCTCGGGCCCGAAGATCGTCGCCTACGTCGCGGACAACGAGCACGAGGAGGCCCGGTTCGTCGCGGAGGAGATCGACCGCCTGGGCGACTCCGACGGCGTGCGGCCCGGCGACGTGGCGATCTTCTACCGCGCCAACGCGCAGTCCCGGGCGCTGGAGGAGGTGCTGATCCGCGTCGGCCTGCCCTACAAGGTGGTCGGCGGCACCCGGTTCTACGAGCGGCGGGAGATCAAGGACGCCGTCGCGTACCTGCGGGCCGTGGCGAACCCCGACGACGACGTGAACCTGCGCCGGATCCTCAACGTGCCGAAGCGCGGCCTGGGCGACCGGTCGGAGGCGATGGTCGCGGGCTTCGCGGAGCGCGAGCGCATCTCGTTCGGGGCGGCGCTCGACCGCGTCGACGAGGTCCCGGGCCTGGGGACGCGCGCGGTCACCGGCCTGCGGCAGTTCGCCGGGATGATGGCGGACCTCCGGGCGCTCGACGAGTCCGGCGCCGGGCCGTCCGAGGTGCTGGGCGCGGCGCTCGACCGGTCGGGCTACCTCGCCGAGCTGCGCGCCAGCGAGGACCCGCAGGACCAGACCCGGGTCGAGAACCTCGCGGAGCTGCACGCCGTGGCGAGCGAGTTCGAGCAGTCCGAGCCGGACGGGAACCTCGCGGACTTCCTGGAGCGCGTCTCGCTCGTCGCGGACTCCGACCAGATCCCGTCCGACGACGGCGGCGACGAGGCGAAGCCCGACCAGGGCGTGGTCACCCTCATGACGCTGCACACCGCGAAGGGCCTGGAGTTCCCGGTCGTGTTCCTCACCGGCATGGAGGACGGGACGTTCCCGCACATGCGGTCGCTCGCGGACACCGACCAGCTCGCCGAGGAGCGCCGGCTCGCGTACGTGGGGCTGACGCGGGCGCGGCAGCGGCTGTACATCTCCCGCGCCGCCGTGCGGACCGCCTGGGGCGTGCCGAACGAGTTCCCGCCGAGCCGGTTCCTCGACGACCTGCCGGAGGAGCTGCTCGACTGGCGGCGCCGCGAGTCGTCGAACGACCGGCTGCGCGGCCCGGGCGGGTTCCTCGGGGGGCGGTCCGGCTATGCTTCGGGCGGCGGCCACGGCTCCCGCGAGCGGACCGGGTCCGGCGCCCAGACGAGCTGGAAGAAGAGCTCGGCGGCCTCGCGAGCCGGCGAGCGCCCGGCCCCGGGCTCGGGCGGCGCCACGTTCGGCTCCGCGACGCCGCGCAAGGACGCCGACATCCCCACGCTCGCCGTCGGGGACCGGGTCACGCACGACGCCTACGGCCTCGGGACCGTCGTGTCGATCGAGGGCGGCGGGCCGAACGCGGTGGCGAAGGTGGACTTCGGCACCGAGGGCACCAAGCGGCTGCTGCTGCGCTACTCGCCGGTCACGAAGCTCTGA
- a CDS encoding ATP-binding protein: protein MEPRPRLPLRRPDRGRVVGGVAAGLALHLDLPVRLVRLLFVLLTPVGGVGVLLYVFWWVTVPVGDPLAVAGAERPASLQRLARPQQADPVERLRRLPWTEIAVGVALLAGAAAMLLTRTGARELSTWVVPVLLLVAGAALAWSQLDAVQRERRSGSRRPVSGLRLAGGLVIAGVGVLLLVGQDAPPGALVQSTVAAVAVLGGVALVLAPWWLRLVRELGDERAARARESERADIAAHLHDSVLQTLALIRSRADDPTEVARMARAQERELRAWLYDDRPAPGTSVAGALAAIVAEIEDTRTGPDGEAVTIETVVVGDTEPDANTDALLQATREALLNAVRHGRPPVSLYLEAGPEEVEVFVRDRGDGFDPDAVPPDRFGVRESILGRVRRRGGRASVVCKEGGGTEVRLRVPVLRAAPEAPGTVPDATGPDRAADGDDERTMQA from the coding sequence ATGGAGCCCCGTCCCCGCCTGCCGCTGCGCCGCCCGGACCGCGGCCGCGTCGTCGGCGGCGTCGCGGCCGGCCTCGCGCTGCACCTCGACCTGCCGGTGCGGCTCGTGCGGCTGCTGTTCGTGCTGCTGACGCCCGTCGGCGGCGTCGGCGTGCTGCTGTACGTGTTCTGGTGGGTGACCGTCCCCGTGGGCGACCCCCTGGCGGTGGCGGGCGCCGAGCGGCCGGCGAGCCTCCAGCGGCTCGCGCGCCCCCAGCAGGCCGACCCGGTCGAGCGGCTGCGCCGGCTGCCCTGGACGGAGATCGCGGTCGGCGTCGCGCTGCTCGCGGGCGCCGCGGCCATGCTCCTGACCCGCACGGGCGCCAGGGAGCTCAGCACGTGGGTCGTCCCGGTGCTGCTGCTCGTCGCCGGGGCGGCCCTCGCGTGGAGCCAGCTCGACGCGGTGCAGCGGGAGCGGCGCTCGGGCTCGCGGCGCCCGGTCAGCGGGCTACGGCTCGCCGGCGGCCTGGTGATCGCGGGCGTGGGCGTGCTGCTGCTCGTCGGGCAGGACGCGCCGCCCGGCGCGCTCGTGCAGTCGACCGTCGCCGCGGTGGCGGTGCTCGGCGGCGTCGCGCTGGTGCTCGCGCCCTGGTGGCTGCGGCTGGTGCGGGAGCTCGGGGACGAGCGGGCCGCCCGGGCGCGGGAGTCGGAGCGGGCGGACATCGCCGCGCACCTGCACGACTCCGTGCTCCAGACGCTCGCGCTGATCCGGTCCCGGGCCGACGACCCCACCGAGGTCGCGCGGATGGCCCGCGCCCAGGAGCGCGAGCTGCGGGCGTGGTTGTACGACGACCGGCCCGCCCCCGGGACGTCGGTCGCGGGCGCGCTCGCGGCGATCGTCGCCGAGATCGAGGACACGCGCACCGGGCCCGACGGCGAGGCGGTGACGATCGAGACCGTCGTGGTGGGCGACACCGAGCCCGACGCGAACACCGACGCCCTGCTGCAGGCCACCCGCGAGGCGCTGCTGAACGCCGTGCGCCACGGCCGCCCGCCCGTCTCGCTCTACCTGGAGGCCGGGCCCGAGGAGGTCGAGGTGTTCGTCCGGGACCGCGGCGACGGGTTCGACCCGGACGCCGTGCCGCCGGACCGCTTCGGCGTCCGGGAGTCCATCCTCGGCAGGGTGCGGCGCCGCGGCGGGCGGGCGTCGGTGGTGTGCAAGGAGGGCGGCGGCACGGAGGTGCGGCTGCGGGTGCCGGTGCTGCGCGCCGCCCCGGAGGCCCCGGGGACGGTCCCCGACGCCACGGGGCCGGACCGGGCCGCGGACGGCGACGACGAGAGGACGATGCAGGCATGA
- the guaA gene encoding glutamine-hydrolyzing GMP synthase, whose protein sequence is MPPPSGSSPADQHRPVLVVDFGAQYAQLIARRVREASVYSEIVPHTASVQDMLAKDPAAIILSGGPSSVYAEGAPFVDPALFEAGVPVLGICYGFQAMAKALGGEVAQTGNREYGGTPVDVVRTGTVLAGSPEQQTVWMSHGDAVHAAPEGFEVLATSAGSPVAAFEDRGRRLFGVQWHPEVKHSPLGQRTLEHFLYEGAGLAADWNPGNVIADQVERIRAQVGSARVICGLSGGVDSSVAAALVQKAVGDQLTCVFVDHGLLRTGEAEQVEQDFVASTGVNLKVVDARERFLTALAGHTDPETKRKIIGREFIRVFEDAAREVVEEAGAHGEEVKFLVQGTLYPDVVESGGGEGAANIKSHHNVGGLPDDLQFELVEPLRALFKDEVRAVGLELGVPEAIVWRQPFPGPGLGIRIIGEVTQERLDVLRAADLIAREELTRAGLDREIWQCPVVLLADVRSVGVQGDGRTYGHPVVLRPVSSEDAMTADWTRLPYDVLATISTRITNEVPEVNRVVLDVTSKPPGTIEWE, encoded by the coding sequence GTGCCACCGCCCTCCGGCTCCTCGCCCGCCGACCAGCACCGCCCGGTGCTCGTGGTCGACTTCGGGGCCCAGTACGCCCAGCTCATCGCGCGCCGCGTCCGCGAGGCCAGCGTCTACTCCGAGATCGTGCCGCACACCGCGTCGGTGCAGGACATGCTGGCCAAGGACCCGGCGGCCATCATCCTGTCCGGCGGCCCGTCCTCGGTGTACGCCGAGGGGGCGCCGTTCGTCGACCCCGCGCTGTTCGAGGCCGGCGTGCCGGTGCTGGGCATCTGCTACGGGTTCCAGGCGATGGCCAAGGCCCTCGGCGGCGAGGTCGCGCAGACCGGCAACCGCGAGTACGGCGGCACCCCGGTGGACGTCGTCCGCACGGGCACCGTCCTGGCGGGCAGCCCCGAGCAGCAGACCGTCTGGATGAGCCACGGCGACGCCGTCCACGCCGCCCCCGAGGGCTTCGAGGTCCTGGCGACCTCCGCGGGGTCCCCGGTCGCCGCGTTCGAGGACCGCGGGCGCCGCCTGTTCGGCGTGCAGTGGCACCCGGAGGTCAAGCACTCGCCGCTGGGGCAGCGGACGCTGGAGCACTTCCTGTACGAGGGTGCCGGCCTGGCCGCCGACTGGAACCCGGGCAACGTGATCGCCGACCAGGTCGAGCGGATCCGCGCCCAGGTCGGCAGCGCCCGCGTGATCTGCGGCCTGTCGGGCGGCGTGGACTCCTCCGTCGCGGCGGCGCTCGTGCAGAAGGCCGTCGGCGACCAGCTCACGTGCGTGTTCGTCGACCACGGCCTGCTGCGCACCGGCGAGGCCGAGCAGGTCGAGCAGGACTTCGTCGCCTCCACCGGCGTCAACCTCAAGGTCGTCGACGCCCGCGAGCGGTTCCTCACGGCCCTGGCCGGGCACACCGACCCGGAGACGAAGCGCAAGATCATCGGCCGCGAGTTCATCCGCGTGTTCGAGGACGCGGCGCGCGAGGTCGTCGAGGAGGCGGGCGCGCACGGCGAGGAGGTGAAGTTCCTCGTCCAGGGCACGCTGTACCCGGACGTCGTCGAGTCGGGCGGCGGCGAGGGCGCGGCCAACATCAAGAGCCACCACAACGTCGGCGGCCTGCCGGACGACCTGCAGTTCGAGCTGGTCGAGCCGCTGCGGGCGCTGTTCAAGGACGAGGTCCGCGCCGTCGGCCTGGAGCTCGGCGTGCCGGAGGCCATCGTCTGGCGCCAGCCGTTCCCGGGCCCCGGCCTGGGCATCCGGATCATCGGCGAGGTCACGCAGGAGCGGCTGGACGTGCTGCGCGCCGCCGACCTCATCGCCCGCGAGGAGCTGACGCGCGCCGGCCTGGACCGCGAGATCTGGCAGTGCCCGGTCGTGCTGCTGGCCGACGTGCGCTCCGTGGGCGTGCAGGGCGACGGCCGGACGTACGGGCACCCGGTGGTGCTGCGGCCGGTGTCCTCCGAGGACGCGATGACCGCCGACTGGACGCGGCTGCCCTACGACGTGCTCGCGACCATCTCGACCCGGATCACCAACGAGGTGCCCGAGGTCAACCGCGTGGTGCTGGACGTGACGAGCAAGCCGCCGGGCACCATCGAGTGGGAGTGA
- a CDS encoding DUF456 domain-containing protein — MSGLGEALVGLAIVVGMFGVVVQVLPGALLVLGAVAVWAVVTGGTTAWVVLAVAAVATVAAGVVKYLLAGRYLVRTGVRSRVLVWGGVLGVIGFFVIPVVGLPVGFVGGVYLAERVLERHPHDQAWRATLAALRATGLTILVELAGALVATAAWVAGLLAT; from the coding sequence GTGAGCGGGCTCGGCGAGGCCCTCGTCGGCCTCGCGATCGTCGTCGGGATGTTCGGCGTCGTGGTGCAGGTGCTGCCCGGGGCGCTGCTGGTGCTCGGCGCGGTCGCGGTGTGGGCCGTGGTCACGGGCGGCACGACCGCCTGGGTGGTCCTGGCCGTGGCCGCCGTGGCGACGGTGGCGGCGGGTGTCGTGAAGTACCTGCTGGCCGGGCGCTACCTGGTCCGCACCGGCGTCCGGAGCCGCGTGCTGGTGTGGGGCGGCGTGCTCGGGGTGATCGGGTTCTTCGTCATCCCCGTGGTCGGGCTGCCCGTGGGGTTCGTGGGCGGCGTCTACCTGGCCGAGCGCGTCCTCGAGCGGCACCCGCACGACCAGGCGTGGCGCGCCACGCTGGCGGCGCTGCGGGCGACCGGGCTCACGATCCTCGTCGAGCTGGCCGGCGCGCTGGTGGCCACCGCGGCGTGGGTCGCGGGGCTGCTCGCGACGTGA
- a CDS encoding response regulator transcription factor — MNDAPVDVVLVDDHLMFRAGVRASLDGRVRVVGEAATVDEAVQVVHATRPPVVLLDVHLPGGDGGGGAEVIRACTDLLGGTRFLALSVSDAAEDVVAVIRAGARGYVTKAISGPDLCDAVLRVAGGDAVFSPRLAGFVLDAFGAAAGDVATGDDELDRLSAREREVMRLIARGYSYREVAGELFISIKTVETHVSAVLRKLQLSSRHELTRWAAARRLL; from the coding sequence ATGAACGACGCTCCGGTCGACGTGGTGCTGGTCGACGACCACCTGATGTTCCGCGCGGGCGTGCGCGCCTCGCTGGACGGGCGCGTGCGCGTCGTCGGCGAGGCCGCGACGGTCGACGAGGCGGTCCAGGTGGTGCACGCGACGCGCCCGCCGGTGGTGCTCCTCGACGTGCACCTGCCCGGCGGCGACGGCGGCGGCGGGGCGGAGGTGATCCGCGCGTGCACGGACCTGCTCGGCGGCACGCGGTTCCTCGCCCTGTCGGTCTCGGACGCCGCGGAGGACGTCGTGGCGGTCATCCGCGCCGGGGCGCGCGGCTACGTGACGAAGGCGATCTCGGGGCCGGACCTGTGCGACGCGGTGCTGCGCGTGGCGGGCGGCGACGCGGTCTTCTCGCCGCGGCTGGCCGGCTTCGTGCTGGACGCGTTCGGCGCCGCCGCGGGCGACGTCGCGACCGGCGACGACGAGCTCGACCGGCTGTCCGCGCGCGAGCGGGAGGTCATGCGGCTCATCGCCCGCGGGTACTCATACCGCGAGGTCGCCGGCGAGCTGTTCATCTCCATCAAGACCGTCGAGACCCACGTGTCCGCCGTGCTGCGCAAGCTCCAGCTGTCCTCCCGCCACGAGCTCACCCGCTGGGCGGCCGCGCGCCGGCTGCTGTGA
- a CDS encoding AIM24 family protein, translating to MRSPLFDQAHTEVQSADRFALQSPKMLKVTLGPDVLAAKGAMVAHQGQVQFHHESSGSLARFVKRAVSSDDQALMRVSGPGEVFFARAAEDVFLLQLEGDAISVGGASLLAFDAGLQWDLHRTKGAGMMTAGLFNTLIQGQGTVALTSHGRPMVLDCSQQPTYVDPNAAVCWSANLTPGVVSSMNMTSMLRGGTGEAFQYAFHGPGFVVVQPSEGYPVPTA from the coding sequence ATGCGCAGCCCCCTCTTCGACCAGGCCCACACCGAGGTCCAGTCCGCCGACCGGTTCGCCCTCCAGAGCCCCAAGATGCTCAAGGTCACGCTCGGGCCGGACGTGCTCGCCGCGAAGGGGGCGATGGTCGCCCACCAGGGCCAGGTGCAGTTCCACCACGAGTCGTCCGGGTCGCTCGCCCGGTTCGTCAAGCGCGCGGTCAGCTCGGACGACCAGGCGCTGATGCGGGTGTCCGGCCCCGGGGAGGTGTTCTTCGCGCGCGCCGCGGAGGACGTCTTCCTGCTGCAGCTCGAGGGCGACGCGATCAGCGTGGGCGGGGCGTCGCTGCTCGCCTTCGACGCCGGGCTGCAGTGGGACCTGCACCGCACCAAGGGCGCCGGGATGATGACCGCCGGCCTGTTCAACACGCTCATCCAGGGGCAGGGCACGGTCGCGCTCACGTCGCACGGGCGGCCGATGGTGCTCGACTGCTCGCAGCAGCCGACCTACGTGGACCCGAACGCGGCGGTGTGCTGGTCGGCGAACCTCACGCCCGGCGTCGTGTCGAGCATGAACATGACGTCGATGCTGCGCGGCGGCACCGGTGAGGCGTTCCAGTACGCGTTCCACGGCCCGGGCTTCGTGGTCGTGCAGCCGTCGGAGGGCTACCCGGTCCCGACGGCCTGA